From Triticum urartu cultivar G1812 chromosome 2, Tu2.1, whole genome shotgun sequence, a single genomic window includes:
- the LOC125537969 gene encoding probable BOI-related E3 ubiquitin-protein ligase 3 has product MAVQAQHLSHAFSHDLHAYSSVGALEDEMTGGSLFFPENLKRGPELEGAGNTVFGDVPRVDPTWHDNTTRSHGFAQRKRARVVPEAPSYLENQRGQGLVPVGDVLTRAVGSGTASTSGRMINAAGPPQDLLSQLYRQGMEIDAVLRLETDRMRAGLEEARQQHVRALVSAAERAAARRLRAAEAALELARCRNAKLSERLTQICAEGQAWIRVAKSHEAVAAGLQATLDQLLQSPCAAVAATGADGDGDAEDARSCCFETPAGDDAAASKASAAACRACGEGESCVLLLPCRHLCLCSACDAAVDTCPLCATTKNASLHVLLS; this is encoded by the exons ATGGCCGTGCAGGCGCAACACCTCTCCCACGCCTTCTCCCACGACCTCCACGCCTACAGCAGCGTCGGTGCTCTGGAGGACGAGATGACGGGCGGCTCCCTCTTCTTTCCCGAGAACCTCAAGCGCGGGCCGGAACTGGAGGGTGCTGGGAACACGGTGTTCGGCGACGTTCCGCGCGTCGATCCCACTTGGCACGACAACACCACCCGCAGCCACGGTTTTGCGCAGAGGAAGCGGGCGCGCGTCGTCCCGGAGGCGCCTTCGTACTTGGAGAATCAGCGCGGGCAGGGGCTTGTGCCCGTCGGTGATGTGCTGACCAGGGCGGTGGGCTCCGGCACGGCGTCCACCAGTGGGAGAATGATCAATGCCGCCGGCCCGCCGCAGGACCTGCTCTCGCAGCTGTACCGTCAGGGCATGGAGATCGATGCAGTCCTACGACTCGAG ACCGACCGCATGCGCGCCGGGCTGGAGGAGGCGCGGCAGCAGCACGTCAGGGCGCTGGTATCGGCGGCGGAGCGTGCTGCGGCGAGGCGGCTGCGTGCCGCGGAGGCCGCGCTGGAGCTGGCGCGCTGCCGCAACGCCAAGCTGTCAGAGAGGCTCACCCAGATTTGCGCCGAGGGCCAGGCGTGGATACGCGTCGCCAAGAGCCACGAGGCAGTCGCTGCGGGCCTCCAAGCTACACTCGACCAGCTCCTGCAGTCCCcttgcgctgccgtcgccgccacCGGAGCGGATGGAGACGGCGACGCCGAGGACGCGCGGTCCTGCTGTTTCGAGACCCCCGCCGGCGACGACGCTGCGGCATCCAaggcgtcggcggcggcgtgCAGGGCTTGCGGCGAGGGCGAGTCGTGCGTGTTGCTGCTGCCGTGCAGGCACCTGTGCCTCTGCAGCGCGTGCGACGCCGCCGTGGACACCTGCCCGCTGTGCGCGACCACCAAGAACGCGTCGCTCCATGTCCTGCTCTCGTGA